In the genome of Myxococcus stipitatus, one region contains:
- a CDS encoding M57 family metalloprotease: MFARSLVLAAGCVALMFGCSEPLPDATQETLNNLVEAGFPADDIMVVDGKVYVGRDAEVSLAASREMLEHEGHAHTKEQYRTTNLINTSLTKICVNGSTFTGNFSTALDLAIQNYDELPLTFSMARTPSTGCSFTINAVIQPGVVGGSAGFPSGGLPYGTINIGGGLSSYSVDVIEHVITHELGHTIGFRHSDYYNRSISCGTGGDEGQAGVGAILIPGTPATATVGGSLMNSCFRSSETGEFAAGDLSALRTLYTPVQPSWTWCSKCQGMFYGGSTNSRCPAGGTHVNTGSYNYHMAHSIAPTAGWQGGWRWCNKCQGMFYGGSSSSVCPSGGNHNGSGSYDYHLHHSVGDSTDLQSNWRYCNKCQGMFYNAPGSVCPSGGAHFASASTSYNYSMIFR, translated from the coding sequence ATGTTTGCACGAAGTCTCGTCCTCGCCGCGGGATGTGTTGCATTGATGTTCGGGTGTTCCGAGCCGCTGCCCGATGCAACGCAGGAAACCCTCAACAATCTCGTCGAGGCCGGCTTCCCGGCCGACGACATCATGGTCGTCGACGGCAAGGTCTACGTCGGTCGCGACGCCGAGGTCTCTCTCGCCGCCTCCAGGGAGATGCTCGAGCACGAGGGCCACGCCCACACGAAGGAGCAGTACCGCACCACCAACCTCATCAACACCTCGCTGACGAAGATCTGCGTCAACGGCTCCACCTTCACCGGCAACTTCAGCACCGCGCTCGACCTGGCCATCCAGAACTACGACGAGCTCCCGCTCACCTTCTCCATGGCTCGCACGCCGAGCACCGGCTGCAGCTTCACCATCAACGCCGTCATCCAGCCCGGTGTCGTCGGTGGCTCCGCGGGCTTCCCCTCCGGCGGCCTGCCGTATGGGACCATCAACATCGGCGGTGGACTCTCCTCCTACAGCGTCGACGTCATCGAGCACGTCATCACCCACGAGCTTGGCCACACCATCGGCTTCCGCCACTCCGACTACTACAACCGCTCCATCAGCTGCGGCACCGGCGGCGACGAGGGCCAGGCCGGCGTCGGCGCCATCCTCATCCCCGGCACTCCCGCCACCGCCACCGTCGGCGGCTCCCTGATGAACTCCTGCTTCCGCTCGAGCGAGACGGGCGAGTTCGCCGCCGGCGACCTCTCCGCGCTCCGGACCCTGTACACGCCGGTGCAGCCCAGCTGGACCTGGTGCAGCAAGTGCCAGGGCATGTTCTACGGCGGCAGCACCAACTCCCGCTGCCCGGCGGGAGGCACGCACGTGAACACCGGCAGCTACAACTACCACATGGCGCACAGCATCGCTCCGACCGCGGGCTGGCAGGGTGGCTGGCGCTGGTGCAACAAGTGTCAGGGAATGTTCTACGGCGGCAGCTCCAGCTCCGTCTGTCCTTCGGGCGGCAACCACAACGGGAGCGGAAGCTATGACTACCACCTGCACCACTCCGTGGGGGACTCCACCGACCTTCAGTCGAACTGGCGCTACTGCAACAAGTGCCAGGGAATGTTCTACAACGCACCGGGCTCCGTCTGTCCCTCGGGCGGCGCCCACTTCGCCAGCGCCAGCACCAGCTATAACTACAGCATGATCTTCCGCTGA
- a CDS encoding DUF6766 family protein, whose translation MAKGKRFLRDNGLSIALLVLFGLSLIGHSIAGHLHSNEEAREHGQPLSSFGQYLTSGDFLESVFENWESEFLQMGAYVLLAALLFQRGSGESRDPDANPAEEEDDLKAEPDSPASVKRGGLRLKLYSHSLSITFLSLFVLSFVLHAWAGVAAHNKEAQQHGQPGKTLGEYFVSSTFWFESFQNWQSEFLSVATLVLLSIWLREKGSPESKPVKAPHSRTGK comes from the coding sequence GTGGCGAAGGGGAAACGTTTCCTGCGGGACAATGGCCTGTCCATTGCCCTCCTCGTCCTGTTCGGCCTGTCGCTCATCGGGCACAGCATCGCGGGCCATCTCCACTCCAACGAGGAGGCCCGAGAGCATGGTCAGCCTCTCTCGTCCTTCGGGCAGTACCTCACCTCGGGGGACTTCCTCGAGTCCGTCTTCGAGAACTGGGAGAGCGAGTTCCTGCAGATGGGCGCCTACGTCCTCCTCGCCGCCCTCCTCTTCCAGCGCGGCTCTGGGGAATCCAGGGACCCGGATGCCAACCCCGCGGAGGAGGAAGACGACCTGAAGGCCGAGCCGGACTCACCTGCGTCCGTGAAGCGCGGAGGACTGAGGCTCAAGCTCTACAGCCACTCACTCTCCATCACGTTTCTCTCCTTGTTCGTCCTCTCCTTCGTCCTCCACGCCTGGGCGGGAGTCGCCGCCCACAACAAGGAGGCCCAGCAGCACGGGCAGCCAGGCAAGACATTGGGCGAGTACTTCGTCTCATCCACCTTCTGGTTCGAGTCCTTCCAGAACTGGCAAAGCGAGTTCCTCTCGGTGGCGACGTTGGTGCTGCTCTCCATCTGGCTGCGAGAGAAGGGCAGCCCCGAGTCCAAGCCCGTCAAGGCGCCCCACTCCCGGACTGGGAAGTAG
- a CDS encoding M57 family metalloprotease, which translates to MFARSLVLAAGCLALAIGCSEPPPDATQETLNNLVEAGFPADDIMVVDGKVYVGRDAEVSLAASREMLEHEGHAHTKEQYRTTNLINTSLTKICVNGSTFTGNFSTALDLAIQNYDELPLTFSMARTPSTGCSFTINAVIQPGVVGGSAGFPSGGLPYGTINIGGGLASYSVDVIEHVITHELGHTIGFRHSDYYNRSISCGTGGDEGQAGVGAILIPGTPATATVGGSLMNSCFRSSETGEFAAGDLSALRTLYTPVQDNWRWCSKCQGLFYGGNPGSRCPAGGAHLNSGSGNYYIAHSITPTTGWQGGWRWCNKCQGMFYGGNPGSVCPSGGAHDGSTSGDYHLHHSAGAAPDLQSNWRWCNKCQGLFFGGNPGSVCPSGGAHTGAVSGNYSLILR; encoded by the coding sequence ATGTTTGCACGAAGTCTCGTCCTCGCCGCGGGATGTCTTGCACTGGCCATCGGGTGTTCCGAGCCACCGCCCGATGCAACGCAGGAAACCCTCAACAATCTCGTCGAGGCCGGCTTCCCGGCCGACGACATCATGGTCGTCGACGGCAAGGTCTACGTCGGTCGCGACGCCGAGGTCTCTCTCGCCGCCTCCAGGGAGATGCTCGAGCACGAGGGCCACGCCCACACGAAGGAGCAGTACCGCACCACCAACCTCATCAACACCTCGCTGACGAAGATCTGCGTCAACGGCTCCACCTTCACCGGCAACTTCAGCACCGCGCTCGACCTGGCCATCCAGAACTACGACGAGCTCCCGCTCACCTTCTCCATGGCTCGCACGCCGAGCACCGGCTGCAGCTTCACCATCAACGCCGTCATCCAGCCAGGTGTCGTCGGTGGCTCCGCGGGCTTCCCCTCCGGCGGCCTGCCGTACGGGACCATCAACATCGGCGGTGGACTCGCCTCCTACAGCGTCGACGTCATCGAGCACGTCATCACCCACGAGCTTGGCCACACCATCGGCTTCCGCCACTCCGACTACTACAACCGCTCCATCAGTTGCGGCACCGGCGGCGACGAGGGCCAGGCCGGCGTCGGCGCCATCCTCATCCCCGGCACTCCCGCCACCGCCACCGTCGGCGGCTCTCTGATGAACTCCTGCTTCCGCTCGAGCGAGACAGGCGAGTTCGCCGCCGGCGACCTCTCCGCCCTGCGCACCCTGTACACGCCCGTGCAGGACAACTGGCGCTGGTGCAGCAAGTGCCAGGGCTTGTTCTACGGCGGCAATCCCGGCTCGCGCTGCCCGGCTGGCGGCGCCCACCTGAACTCCGGCAGCGGCAACTACTACATCGCGCACAGCATCACGCCCACCACGGGCTGGCAGGGCGGCTGGCGCTGGTGCAACAAGTGCCAGGGCATGTTCTACGGCGGCAACCCTGGCTCCGTCTGCCCCTCGGGCGGCGCGCATGACGGGAGCACGAGCGGGGACTACCACCTGCACCACTCCGCGGGGGCGGCGCCCGACCTTCAGTCGAACTGGCGCTGGTGCAACAAGTGCCAGGGGTTGTTCTTTGGCGGCAACCCTGGCTCCGTCTGTCCCTCGGGCGGCGCGCACACCGGGGCCGTCAGCGGCAACTACAGCTTGATTCTCCGCTGA
- a CDS encoding AgmX/PglI C-terminal domain-containing protein, protein MAAPSPSKLLRVGLIQNGQIVEEHHVRRDTVTIGHDARNTIVLPASDDRPARFGVFENQGQQFQLVINESMQGRVNLGSSDVDFDALRSQGLASRRGDLYILPLQESARGKVELGDATLFFQFVAPPAEESRPILPSDVRVSRWKTMDRVFFGILAASLLIHFSGAAIILAAEAPKEQELALDQLDDRFVRAIIPQRPPEPAKTAAPGPTEAPKEDTPSPEPKDGADKPSTEKPAAVASAERHAEMVKKVSDKGLLKMLGSRGSGSGAFQDVLGGASGGSDIAAALQGAGGVGVANEASVGKGTGPRGGGTGTVTGIGELGTQGGGKVDLGTKKEVEVKGRVQESAPEVDSSDVDRDALARYVRARKGAIQSCYEKELKRNPNLKGKVVVRFSILPSGRVGDFEIDENTLGSEAVASCIRAAIRGWVFPFKPDDAATVSYPFVFSPTG, encoded by the coding sequence ATGGCAGCCCCTTCGCCATCCAAGCTGCTCCGCGTCGGCCTCATCCAGAACGGCCAGATTGTCGAGGAGCACCACGTCCGGCGGGACACCGTCACCATCGGGCACGACGCGCGCAACACCATCGTCCTGCCCGCCTCCGACGACCGTCCCGCGCGCTTCGGCGTGTTCGAGAACCAGGGCCAGCAGTTCCAGCTCGTCATCAACGAGTCCATGCAGGGCCGCGTCAACCTCGGCTCCTCCGATGTGGACTTCGACGCCCTGCGCTCCCAGGGGCTCGCCTCGCGCCGGGGCGACCTCTACATCCTCCCGCTCCAGGAGAGCGCCCGAGGCAAGGTGGAGCTGGGCGACGCCACCCTCTTCTTCCAGTTCGTCGCGCCGCCCGCCGAGGAGTCCCGTCCGATTCTCCCCTCGGACGTGCGCGTCAGCCGCTGGAAGACGATGGACCGCGTCTTCTTCGGCATCCTCGCGGCCTCGCTCCTCATCCACTTCTCCGGCGCGGCCATCATCCTCGCCGCCGAGGCCCCCAAGGAGCAGGAGCTGGCGCTGGACCAGCTCGATGACCGCTTCGTGCGCGCCATCATCCCCCAGCGCCCCCCCGAGCCCGCGAAGACGGCGGCCCCCGGCCCCACCGAGGCCCCCAAGGAGGACACGCCGTCGCCCGAGCCCAAGGACGGCGCGGACAAGCCCTCGACGGAGAAGCCCGCCGCTGTCGCCTCGGCCGAGCGCCACGCAGAGATGGTGAAGAAGGTCTCCGACAAGGGCCTCCTGAAGATGCTGGGCTCGCGCGGCTCCGGCTCCGGTGCGTTCCAGGACGTGCTGGGCGGCGCCAGCGGAGGCAGCGACATCGCCGCCGCGCTCCAGGGCGCGGGCGGCGTGGGCGTCGCCAACGAGGCCTCCGTCGGCAAGGGCACCGGGCCTCGCGGTGGCGGCACCGGCACCGTGACGGGCATCGGAGAGCTGGGCACACAGGGCGGCGGCAAGGTCGACCTGGGCACGAAGAAGGAAGTCGAAGTGAAGGGCCGCGTCCAGGAGTCCGCCCCGGAGGTGGACAGCTCCGATGTGGACCGCGACGCGCTGGCCCGCTACGTCCGCGCGCGCAAGGGCGCCATCCAGAGCTGCTACGAGAAGGAGCTCAAGCGAAACCCCAACCTCAAGGGCAAGGTGGTGGTGCGCTTCTCCATCCTCCCCTCGGGCCGCGTGGGCGACTTCGAGATTGACGAGAACACCCTGGGCAGCGAGGCCGTCGCCAGCTGCATCCGCGCCGCCATCCGCGGGTGGGTGTTCCCCTTCAAGCCCGACGACGCCGCCACCGTCTCCTACCCGTTCGTCTTCTCTCCAACAGGGTAG
- a CDS encoding polysaccharide biosynthesis/export family protein codes for MRTLRLGLALLLPGALSACFGSTPRPPPPAPTPAAEAGAVRAGGGTLGPGDVVEVRVFQEPEHSGTWRLSPEGTIDYPLCGKVPLKGQTPSTAADSLRECLGRYVRRPQVSVLIREYNSQKVFVFGEVQKPGTFPVDGEMSIVQAITLAGGFTKLAAKNTTLVTRVVDGQERKIRVPVEDIGVGREKNFLLQPGDIVFVPESFF; via the coding sequence ATGAGAACCCTTCGCCTTGGCCTTGCGTTGCTCCTGCCGGGAGCGCTGTCCGCGTGTTTCGGCTCGACGCCGCGGCCTCCGCCTCCCGCACCGACTCCGGCCGCGGAGGCGGGAGCGGTCCGCGCTGGGGGAGGAACCCTGGGCCCGGGCGACGTGGTGGAGGTGCGCGTCTTCCAGGAGCCCGAGCACTCGGGAACCTGGCGCCTGTCGCCGGAAGGCACCATCGACTATCCGCTGTGCGGGAAGGTACCGCTGAAGGGGCAGACGCCCAGCACGGCGGCGGACTCGCTGCGCGAGTGCCTGGGACGGTACGTGCGCAGGCCCCAGGTGTCGGTGCTGATTCGCGAGTACAACTCGCAGAAGGTCTTCGTCTTCGGCGAGGTGCAGAAGCCCGGCACCTTCCCGGTGGATGGAGAGATGTCCATCGTCCAGGCCATCACCCTGGCGGGGGGCTTCACCAAGCTCGCGGCGAAGAACACCACGCTGGTGACGCGGGTGGTCGACGGGCAGGAGCGCAAGATTCGCGTTCCCGTCGAGGACATTGGCGTGGGCCGGGAGAAGAACTTCCTCCTGCAGCCGGGCGACATCGTCTTCGTGCCGGAGAGCTTCTTCTAA
- a CDS encoding helix-turn-helix domain-containing protein, whose translation MVRKSSPQDCGLHAALSVIGGKWKSPILCELHRGPTRFAELKRRVSGISEKVLFEQLRELEATGVVHRTVLDPEPPKVVEYSLTPTGEALTEAVRTLVEWGRTHVSLVRGFPESVGSK comes from the coding sequence ATGGTGAGGAAGTCGAGCCCCCAGGACTGTGGCCTCCACGCGGCACTGTCGGTCATCGGCGGCAAGTGGAAGTCGCCCATCCTGTGCGAGCTGCACCGCGGCCCCACGCGCTTCGCCGAACTCAAGCGCCGGGTGTCCGGCATCAGCGAGAAGGTGCTGTTCGAGCAGCTCCGCGAGCTCGAAGCCACTGGAGTGGTTCACCGGACGGTGCTCGACCCGGAACCGCCCAAGGTCGTGGAGTACTCCCTCACGCCCACGGGCGAGGCACTCACCGAGGCCGTACGGACCTTGGTGGAGTGGGGACGGACTCACGTCTCACTCGTAAGGGGTTTCCCTGAGTCCGTTGGTTCGAAATGA